Below is a genomic region from Fusobacterium canifelinum.
ATTTTTTCATTATTAAATAAAAATCAAATTTCAGAAAAAAGTTTTGTGAAAGATTTTGAGTATTTAAGATTAAAAGAAGAAGCTTCTAAACTTATTGTTCAAGAATTTGAAGATAGGTTAAAACAAATAATAACTCATAAGGACTTAAACAGAAAAATATCTTATCAATATTTAGTAAGACTTGAATGTTATAAAATTATTAAACATTTATTAGGTGAAAAGAAATATAAATCTTTTCAAATGTGGTGGTGATAAAATGTATGTAGTTGTAGTATACGATATTTCATTAGATGAAAAAGGTAGTCGAAATTGGAGAAAAATTTTTGGAATTTGTAAAAGGTATCTTCACCATATTCAAAATTCTGTCTTTGAAGGTGAATTATCGGAAGTTGATATTCAAAGATTAAAATATGAAGTTTCAAAATACATTAGAGATGATTTGGACTCTTTTATAATTTTTAAATCAAGAAATGAAAGATGGATGGAAAAAGAAATGCTAGGTTTACAAGAAGATAAAACTGATAATTTCTTGTAAAAATTATTGTCTACCTCTAATAATGTAAAATTAGTGGAAGATTGACAAAAGTTATAAAAGTGTTTATTTAGAAATAAACTTAAAGAAATTAAAAAAGTTAAATAAAGTAAAATTTTTTATTTTTTACTAAAAAAACTTACATTGACAAAAAGATATAAAAAAAGTATTATGTAAGAGTAGCTTTTTTAGCTATCCATTTATGTATTTCTATATTAGAATTTAAATATAAATGAAAAAAACAAAGATAATACAATAATTGGAATTTATGTATTTCTATATTAGAATTTAAATGCAGTAGCTGCATATTTTAATCCAGTATTGAATTTATATTTATGTATTTCTATATTAGAATTTAAATAAGTCGCAAAAGTGGGCAGAGCTTAAAAGTAACATATTTATGTATTTCTATATTAGAATTTAAATTATAATGTGAACTATGAAGCAACAAATGGAAACAAAATTTATGTATTTCTATATTAGAATTTAAATGAAGTTTTAGTTTCAGCATTTTTATCATAAAAGCCATATTTATGTATTTCTATATTAGAATTTAAATGCTGGACAAAAGTTTTTTAATTTTAAAAAAGTTGAATTTATGTATTTCTATATTAGAATTTAAATATTTATCTTGTAGACAATTAGGGGCTACCATACAATATTTATGTATTTCTATATTAGAATTTAAATTTTAAAACACCAGCAAGTCCAACTAATTCTACTTTTTTCATTTATGTATTTCTATATTAGAATTTAAATTACATATAAATAATACTTTTCTAACAAGCAATAATACAATTTATGTATTTCTATATTAGAATTTAAATAAAAATACAAATAATTATTTAATACTTTTTTAGTATTTATTTATGTATTTCTATATTAGAATTTAAATTAACAAATACACTCATAACTATGTGCCAATCTTCCAATTTATGTATTTCTATATTAGAATTTAAATTTTAGATAAATTCTATCTTCTACAACTTCATAGAAATTTATGTATTTCTATATTAGAATTTAAATGGATATTGAAAGTGGGAGAATAGATGACAGAAAAGATTTATGTATTTCTATATTAGAATTTAAATATTTTTGACCTAGCAACTGCATCAGGGGAAGATTTTAATTTATGTATTTCTATATTAGAATTTAAATACAAGAGTTCTAAAACCTAAATCTGGAACTAATTTAATTTATGTATTTCTATATTAGAATTTAAATGCTGGACAAAAGTTTTTTAACTTTAAAAAAGTTGAAATTTATGTATTTCTATATTAGAATTTAAATAATAATTCAGGGTTTTCATAGATATTCCCTATAACATTTATGTATTTCTATATTAGAATTTAAATCCTTATTTTTTTTTAATTTTATAAGCTCCATGCTTTCATTTATGTATTTCTATATTAGAATTTAAATAATCTAAGACATCTATTATAATACTGTCTAAAATCATTTATGTATTTCTATATTAGAATTTAAATAGCTATTTATCTAAACTTGAGTGTAGTTTCTCTTGTGATTTATGTATTTCTATATTAGAATTTAAATTTTGGAAGTTAAAAAATTGGTAAACACATATTAAAATTTATGTATTTCTATATTAGAATTTAAATGAACATAGTAGTTTTGAAAGAGAACAATGAGGAGAGGATTTATGTATTTCTATATTAGAATTTAAATAAAATGATATTTGTTTCTTCTAAACTTTCAAAGTTTTATTTATGTATTTCTATATTAAAAAAAATTTGGAAGAGAGGAATTGAATAAAGAAGTTAATAGTGTTATATAACAAAAGAATAAATGAAAAATTAAGAGAATTAACTCCTTCTTTTTATAGAACTCAATTCTTCTTAATAAGTTAAATTAAATTTGTCTAACTTTTTGGGATCAGTACAAAAAAGTAAAAGTTAACTAAATAAATTAATTTTAACCATGTTAAGTACAACTTAATAAAATAAACTAAAAATAAAGTACGCTTAAAGTAATAAAAAAAATTAAAAAAATAAATTTCAATTAAAATGTTAATATAATGAACATAAAATTTTAAGACAGAAAAAGAAAATTACTAAATATAAAACCAATAAATTTTTGCTAAAAATTAAGTGAATTTTACAATAAAAATATTGCATTTAATCGTAATTGGTGTTAATATATACTTAATAAATTTGAAAGATAAATTTAAAGTTTTATCTACTAAAAATAGGGAGTGATTATAATGAGTTTTTTAGGGCAAGTTAGAAAAAAAGCCTTACAAGCAAACAGAAGAATAGTTTTACCTGAAACAAGTGATGAAAGAGTAATAAGAGCAGCTTCTCAAATTTTGAAAGAAGGTTTAGCTCAAGTTATTCTTGTAGGAAATCAAGAAGCAATAATGCATAGTGCAAAAGCTTATGAAGTTTCATTAAGTGGGGCAAAAATTGTAGATCCTTATAATTTTGAAAGATTAAATGACTATGTTAATAAGTTAGTTGAATTAAGAGCTAAAAAAGGAATGACTCCTGAAGAAGCAAAAAAAATATTATTAAATGATCCTACTTTTTTTGGAGCTATGTTAGTAAAAATGGGAGATGCTGATGGAATGGTATCTGGATCTGCCTCACCAACTGCAAATGTATTAAGAGCAGCAATTCAAGTTATAGGTACTCAACCAGGAGTAAAAACAGTTTCATCTGTCTTCATTATGGAATTATCTCAATTTAAAGATTTATTTGGAAGTATCTTAGTATTTGGAGATTGTTCAGTAATACCAGTTCCAACTTCTGAACAATTAGCAGACATTGCTACTTCAGCAGCTGAAACAGCTGTAAGAATAGCAGGAATAAACCCAAGAGTAGCATTGATGACATTCTCAACAAAAGGTTCAGCAAAACATGAATGTGTTGATAGAATTATAGAAGCTGGACATATTTTAAGAGAAAGAAAGGTACAATTTAGATTTGATGATGAATTACAAGCAGATGCTGCTTTAGTAAAATCAGTTGGAGAAATTAAAGCTCCTCTATCAGATGTATCAGGAAATGCAAATGTATTAATATTCCCTACATTATCAGCTGGAAATATTGGATATAAATTAGTTCAAAGATTAGCAGGAGCTAATGCTTATGGACCAATTATCCAAGGATTGAATTCACCAGTAAATGACTTATCAAGAGGATGTTCAGTTGAAGATATAGTTGTATTAACAGCTATTACTTCTGCACAAGCTTGTGTAGACTGTTAATTAAATTTAGAAAAATAAAAATTAGATGGAGGAAAATATAAATGAAAATACTAGTAATTAATTGTGGAAGTTCTTCACTAAAATATCAATTAATAAATCCAGAAACTGAAGAAGTTTTCGCAAAAGGACTTTGTGAAAGAATTGGAATAGATGGTTCTAAGATGGAATACGAAGTTGTAGCAAAAGATTTTGAAAAAAAATTAGAAACTCCTATGCCAAGCCACAAAGAAGCATTAGAATTAGTAATATCTCATTTAACTGATAAAGAAATAGGAGTTATAGCTTCAGTAAATGAAGTTGATGCAATAGGACACAGAGTAGTACATGGAGGAGAAGAATTTGCACAATCAGTTTTAATAAACGATGCAGTTTTAAGAGCTATTGAAGCAAATAATGACTTAGCACCTTTACATAATCCAGCAAACTTAATGGGAATAAGAACTTGTATGGAACTTATGCCTGGAAAGAAAAATGTAGCTGTATTTGATACTGCTTTTCACCAAACTATGAAACCAGAAGCATTTATGTATCCATTACCATATGAAGACTATAAAGAATTAAAAGTTAGAAAATATGGTTTTCATGGAACATCTCATTTATATGTATCTGGAATTATGAGAGAAATTATGGGAAACCCTGAACATTCTAAAATAATTGTTTGTCACCTAGGAAATGGAGCATCAATAACTGCTGTTAAAGATGGAAAATCAGTTGATACTTCAATGGGATTAACTCCTCTACAAGGTTTAATGATGGGAACAAGATGTGGAGACATAGACCCTGCAGCTGTACTTTTTGTTAAAAATAAAAGAGGGCTTACAGATGCTCAAATGGATGATAGAATGAATAAAAAATCTGGAATTCTTGGATTATTTGGAAAATCATCTGATTGTAGAGATATGGAAAATGCAGTTGTTGAGGGAGACGAAAGAGCAATACTTGCAGAAAGTGTTTCTATGCATAGATTAAGATCATATATAGGAGCTTATGCTGCTGTTATGGGTGGAGTAGATGCTATATGCTTTACAGGAGGAATTGGAGAAAATTCTTCAATGACAAGAGAAAGAGCATTAGAAGGCTTAGAATTTTTAGGTGTTGAATTAGATAAAGAAATTAACTCAGTTAGAAAAAAAGGAAATGTAAAATTATCTAAAGATAGTTCAAAAGTTTTAGTATACAAAATACCTACTAATGAAGAATTAGTAATAGCAAGAGATACTTTTAGACTAGCAAAATAAAATAATAGAGAAAATATAAAATTATTTTTATATAAATTAAAGTGTAAAATGATAGAAATTAAACAAGTAAACGTTTAGAAATTAGGAGGAAACTATATGGCAAAAAAAATGCAAACTATGGATGGGAATCAAGCGGCTGCATATGCATCTTATGCCTTTACAGAAGTGGCAGGGATTTATCCTATAACTCCATCTTCACCAATGGCAGAATATACAGACGAATGGGCTTCAAGAGGAGTTAAGAATATATTTGGTGTTCCAGTAAAATTAGTTGAAATGCAATCAGAAGGAGGAGCAGCAGGAACTGTTCATGGTTCTCTACAAGCAGGAGCATTAACAACAACTTATACTGCATCACAAGGATTACTTTTAAAAATTCCTAATATGTATAAGATAGCTGGGGAATTATTACCAGGAGTTATACATGTATCTGCAAGATCTTTGTCTGTACAAGCATTATCAATTTTTGGTGACCACCAAGATATTTATGCAGCAAGACAAACAGGTTTTGCAATGCTTGCTACAAACTCTGTACAAGAAGTTATGGACCTAGCAGGAGTTGCTCACTTGGCTGCTTTAAAATCAAGAGTTCCTTTCTTACACTTCTTTGATGGATTTAGAACTTCTCATGAAATTCAAAAAGTTGAAGTAATGGAATATGATGATTTAAAGAAATTAATAGACTGGAAAGCTTTAGAAGAATTTAGAAAAAGAGCTTTAAATCCTGAACATCCAGTAACAAGAGGGACTGCACAAAATGATGATATTTACTTTCAAGCAAGAGAAGTACAAAATAAATTCTATGATGCTGTTCCAGATATAGTTGCTGATTATATGAAAGAAA
It encodes:
- the cas2 gene encoding CRISPR-associated endonuclease Cas2 encodes the protein MKRNINLFKCGGDKMYVVVVYDISLDEKGSRNWRKIFGICKRYLHHIQNSVFEGELSEVDIQRLKYEVSKYIRDDLDSFIIFKSRNERWMEKEMLGLQEDKTDNFL
- the pta gene encoding phosphate acetyltransferase codes for the protein MSFLGQVRKKALQANRRIVLPETSDERVIRAASQILKEGLAQVILVGNQEAIMHSAKAYEVSLSGAKIVDPYNFERLNDYVNKLVELRAKKGMTPEEAKKILLNDPTFFGAMLVKMGDADGMVSGSASPTANVLRAAIQVIGTQPGVKTVSSVFIMELSQFKDLFGSILVFGDCSVIPVPTSEQLADIATSAAETAVRIAGINPRVALMTFSTKGSAKHECVDRIIEAGHILRERKVQFRFDDELQADAALVKSVGEIKAPLSDVSGNANVLIFPTLSAGNIGYKLVQRLAGANAYGPIIQGLNSPVNDLSRGCSVEDIVVLTAITSAQACVDC
- a CDS encoding acetate/propionate family kinase, coding for MKILVINCGSSSLKYQLINPETEEVFAKGLCERIGIDGSKMEYEVVAKDFEKKLETPMPSHKEALELVISHLTDKEIGVIASVNEVDAIGHRVVHGGEEFAQSVLINDAVLRAIEANNDLAPLHNPANLMGIRTCMELMPGKKNVAVFDTAFHQTMKPEAFMYPLPYEDYKELKVRKYGFHGTSHLYVSGIMREIMGNPEHSKIIVCHLGNGASITAVKDGKSVDTSMGLTPLQGLMMGTRCGDIDPAAVLFVKNKRGLTDAQMDDRMNKKSGILGLFGKSSDCRDMENAVVEGDERAILAESVSMHRLRSYIGAYAAVMGGVDAICFTGGIGENSSMTRERALEGLEFLGVELDKEINSVRKKGNVKLSKDSSKVLVYKIPTNEELVIARDTFRLAK